In Thermodesulfovibrionales bacterium, the genomic window ATGAAAGTTATAATAGGTTCAGAAAATCAGATAAAGGAGATGCATGATTTTAGCATCGTAGCATCAACATATTATGATCAATATAGACCTGCTGGGGCTATATGTCTGATAGGCCCGAAAAGAATGGATTATGCAAAGGCTATTTCAGTGGTCAGGACTGTAGCGGATTTTATCACTGATGTACTTTCTGGGAGGAGGAGACATGGATGAGGAGAGGGTATCAAGAGAAGAAATTCAGGAAGGGGAATCAGTACCTTCAGGTGAAATAGCGCACGAGGAAAAAGGAGAAATTCCGTCAGAAGAAAAAAAGGGGATCCCTTTCAATGAGGAGGCCCTTATCAATCACATGAAAAAGGAGATTGAAGAACTGAAGGATAAATATAAAAGACTATATGCAGAGTTTGAGAATTATAAAAGAATGGTAGCAAAAGAAAAAGAAGAGATTATTAAATACTCAAATGAGGCATTAATAAATGCCCTTATTCCTTCGCTTGATAATCTTGAGATGGCTGTAAAGCATGCAGAAGAGGTGAATTCAGGTCTTGTGGAGGGTGTTAAACTTACTTTAAGAGAGATTTTGAGGGTGCTTGAAAAGGCAGGACTCACACAGATAGACTCTTATATGAAACCCTTTGATCCTGTTTATCACGAGGCAATGTCTATGGTCGAAAGAGAGGACCTTGATGAACTGACAGTTGTTGAGGAATTCAGAAAGGGATATATTTACAAAGATAAGGTCCTGAGACCTTCCCTTGTAGCAGTTTCAAAAAAACCTGATAAAAAGGAAGGTAACAGTTCAGTTAGTGAATAAGAAGCCAGCGATGCTTTCATTCTGGCTTGATCTTTCAGTTCTTAAAGAAGGAGGTAGGGATTATGGGAAAGGCAATCGGCATTGACCTTGGTACAACAAACTCAGTTGTTGCAGTTGTAATAGGTGGTGAACCTGTAGTGATACCTAATCAGGAGGGTTCTAGGACAACACCATCTGTTGTCGCCTTTACTGAAAAGGGTGAAAGGCTTGTAGGGCAGATTGCGAAGAGACAGGCAATAACAAATCCAACAAATACGGTCTTTTCGATAAAGAGATTAATGGGAAGGAAATACGATTCTCCAGAAGTAAAGGAGGCAATGAAGAGACTTCCTTATAAAATTGTACCGGCTCCAAATGGAGATGCCCATGTTGAAATTATGGGAAAGGTCTATTCACCTCCTGAGATATCAGCAATGATACTTCAGAAATTAAAACAGGCTGCTGAGGATTATCTTGGAGAACCTGTTACAGAGGCGGTCATAACTGTGCCAGCCTATTTTGATGACAGCCAGAGGCAGGCAACCAAGGATGCTGGAAGAATTGCAGGTCT contains:
- the grpE gene encoding nucleotide exchange factor GrpE, translated to MDEERVSREEIQEGESVPSGEIAHEEKGEIPSEEKKGIPFNEEALINHMKKEIEELKDKYKRLYAEFENYKRMVAKEKEEIIKYSNEALINALIPSLDNLEMAVKHAEEVNSGLVEGVKLTLREILRVLEKAGLTQIDSYMKPFDPVYHEAMSMVEREDLDELTVVEEFRKGYIYKDKVLRPSLVAVSKKPDKKEGNSSVSE